Below is a window of Humulus lupulus chromosome 9, drHumLupu1.1, whole genome shotgun sequence DNA.
TTGGTGAATATTTGTTTTGTAACACTCCTTGGGTGGATGTGGATCATGCTCTTTTTCCTGTGCATGTGAATGTTCAGTTGCATTGGGTTTTTATTCACTTTTCCATTAAGAGTAGGATGTTAACTGTCTACAATTCTTTGACGGGGAAGAAGAATGAGAGTATTGCTTTGCCATATGTGAAGGCTTATTCTGTTGTTTTACCATATTTTCTagattttcttgatttttattgTTCTAGGAAAGATTTGGACTTGAATGTTAGTCCATATTCTGTTGGGAAGAATGATCCAATTGATTTTAACTTTGCCAAAGACTTGTCGTTTCAAGAGGATAAGTAAGTAACtggtttttatatatttttgtttatttttctattttgtttgtttttaaataattccaTATGCTgttttttgtgtgtgtgttttttttttttttgcagtgatTGTGAAGTATTTGTTATCAAGTATGCTGATTTGTTTATCCATGGGAAGATTGATGACATCCCGAAGAACATGGCTGCCAAAATTGCTACCTATCGTGATTATCTTGCCATTAACTTGTATAGTCATGCAAAAAAGAAGCAGATTGGTGGTACAAGACAGAAGATGATGCTCCATCAAAGAAATCAAAGAGGAGGAGGAATTATAAGTAGAGatgttggagtttttttttttagctgTATTAACGtccatgtcttttttttttcttaagttgtGGTTTGTAACTGGATACCGTTTTAGTACTGGACTTatgtatggtttttttttttttttggtcaatgTAAAGAATTGGTTTCAACTTTTGgcttaatataaagttttttttaatgtattttattttaatgtgtgtgtgtgttttttttttcaatagagttggtgtttttttttttaaagtgtgaAGATATTGTTatgtacatgttttttttttcatataggtTTCGATTATTATTGTATGAAGATGGTGTAACCGGTTACTTCTGTGTTAGATTGTAAAAGCTATATGtttcaagtaactggttactgtttctttagtttttatttctatttttttaattattttttgatttatttatgtttgttgtgtttttttttgtgTGAACGATTTGTGATTATATAACTAGGTTTTTTAAGTAGttggttttattaatatatagttgTTTGTTAAATTTTCTTATAgtaattgcttttttttttctatttttatatattgtaaccaggtacttgaatCTTCAGATTTTGAATATCTTGTGTTGGAACCTAGAAGTTGAGTATCAagtttataatatttatgtttttttgttttttgtgaaAGATTTGTGGTTATATAATTAGGTTTTTAAATCGTTGGTTACATGTATATGTAGTTGTTTGTTAAATTTATTTATAGTaactgttttttttctttctaatgtgttgtaaccaggtacttgagtcTTCAGATTTTGAATATCTTTGTGTTTGGAACCATGAAGTTGAGTATCAAGTTTATAAAATGTAAAATGTTTAAAATGTTTGTACTTTTATTGAAATAGAAAACATTAGGATACAATTTTATTACATCAAATGAAAATATTGAAATTGTAGCATATCTATTCTTTAGAAAATtatttgtctatttttttttactttgttgaGTTTCGCAGCTTTGGGATTGGTTCATTCCTGCATGTTTTTCTATTATGCCCTTGCTGCACGCATCTTCCACATTTTATTTGCACCTTTGGTTCTCCTCTAGATCTGATTCTTTTTCTTCTAGGGCGGCCTGGTGGTTTTCTTGATTTTGGTGGTAGGACAATTATGTTTAAAGTCTCTAGCAGTGTCCATTCGCTTTCATTTGGCAATGGACAAACAGTTGAGTCATATGTTGCTTTCATAGTTGTAGTTTTGTAGTAATCAGCAACATAATTATATGTTTTCAGCCATGTTTTGGCGAATACTGCTATTGCATGTGCACACGGTATTTCGTCTTGTTGGAATCTTTTGCATTCACATGTTTTCTCCATTAGGTTGACCAAAAAATTTCCTTTCTGTTCAACCACAACTTGGTACAGTATAGTGTTTACTGGGAAGACCTGTTTATTTTAGTAGAGGAATACATGTTAGAAACTGGATACTGTGATATTTTTGAGTAACTGGTTACTAAAAGTTTTGGTAAATAATATTCAGTGCTCAATATATGTCATGTACCTGAAATTTAATGGCACGAATAAAGTTTTCTCTAAGCACAGTTTCAGTATCTGTTGTTACTTGTGTGAATGTTCCGTTTGCTTCGTTACCATTTTTCCATACCCATTTTTTAACTAAACTTTGAAGGCCCTCCATCATTGTAGTGATTGGCAGCGTTCTTGCAGCTTTCAATGCAGCATTTATTGATTCAGCTATATTTGATGTCATCATTGTATATCTTCTTGTTGGAGCATGGCATCTAGACCAAGTTGAATATCCAATTTTTTGTAAATACGGTCTTATGCGTGTGTCAATCTTGTCTATTTCATGCATGTAGTGCTCAAATGATTGTACCCTGTATGCCTTTGCTGCTTTGACAAAGTTTAGGTTTAGGTCCTCCCCATGGACACCAAAATTGACTTTGATGTTGTTTAACAGGTGGAATATGCATGCTCCATGGAAAGCTTTTGGGTATACATCGTCTATAGCATTTTctatgcttttatgcctgtctgAAATGATTGCCATACCTGTTTGCAAAATCACAATGGAGTAACTGGTTATTCTGTCTTAACTGAGTAACTGGTTTCATTAATTTATATgactgttattttttttttacactgTTTTAACTATTTTATTGCTGGATTATTATTAAACTGATAATTTTATGAGTTTAGTTTGTTTCAATAAGAATATAAAGAAGAAAACAGTACCTTCTCTTTCTCCATATGTTTCCTTTAGCTTTGTGAAAAACCATAACCATGATGAATCATTTTTAGAGTCTCCTATTCCAAAGGCTAATGGGAATATGTTGTTGTTAGCATTCAttgttgaagcagtgaataaagttCCCCCAAATGATGTCTTCAAGTAAGTTCCATCTATCACAATGACTGGCCTACAGTGTTTCCATCCTTTGATGGAATTTGCAAATGCTAGGTACATATATTTGAAGTGATCTATATTGTCTGTAACCAGGTgtgtaattgtacctgggttcgaGACTTTTAGCATGTGAAGGTAGATGGGAAGTTTTTGGTATGAATCATCTTGGTTTCCCCTTGCCAATTCTAAAGCTTTTTCTCTTGCTCTCCAGGCTTTTTGGTACCCCATTGAAACACCAAAATCATCTAGCATGTCGTTGATTATGTCATGTGGTGTGTGTACTCTCTTTATTGACatgtattttgattttattagttCCCCAATGACATTGCAATTAGCCTGCCTGTGGTCTTCCATAATGATATCCAAGGAGCAGATGTGGGTTTTTACATACTTTCTGATTTTAAATGTTTCTGTTTTCCTGAACTTTGAAgctctaagtaaccagttacaattgtcATCCACACAGGTTACTAGGTACTCTCTTGGTTCagatctttttgtcttgaattgGAAGTTGTGGATCATAGCATAATAACATAGAGCAGATTTCAAGAGCTTTTTGTCTTTATAAATCTGGCCTTCTTCAACTTTGAAAATTTTATGATCAGTTAtaatttttgtttcttcttttctttttcttttgttttcttttgttctCTCTATGATAAATTCTGCTACATCATCAGCTATGTCTGTAATATTTGGGAAGgtttgtacctggttatttctCGTGTAGGTTGCTTCGTTATATTGTAATTCTGTAGTTGATTGCTCGTTGTTTAGTTGAAGAACTAGCTTTTCTAAATCTgtgttctatttttgtgtttcttCTTCATATGTAGTGTGTTGAACAGTTTCAGCTATTGTTTGATCAACAGTGGTGATGCATAGTGGTAGCTCAGTTACTTCACTTTGCTTCTTTTTCAGCTCAATGTAGAATAGAACTGAATTGTCAGTGAGTAATTTCATTGGTGACATACCTGGTGATAACTGGTAACTCAgctcaatattttgaatattgcaTTTTATCTCAGTTTTCACTAAATGAACCAAATTGTTTAGAGAACAATTTGTTGGTATTATCAGTCCAGTCATGGTGTAGTCATCGTACTGATATCTATCTGTCCATACACCTCCAAAACGAATCAATGTCATTATTGTCTCCATATCTGCAATATAGCACAACATAATTTTTAGTGATGTTTAAAATGTATCTCGTTATGTTAGTGAATGAATACTAttaatgttgaaattattttAGTAACTGGTTTCTTTTACTGAATCAAGAACTATTTCCAGGTTCCATAATTATTTATGTTGCATTAAATTCTGTTTTTGtgtgtgtaactggttactttagtGAATGTGttgtcttttttatttatttattttatttttcaaatatgcAAAGTTAAAATTATATTGTGTAACTGGTTTCATAAACGTAAATCAGTTTCTATTTTTACATTTTTCATGATAATTTATTATGcagaatgttattattattatttttcgtaTGTAACTGGTTActgtatttattttgttgttatttttatattattttgtaatatttgaatTATGTAATGTTGAACTTTTTTTGTGATGTAACTGGTTTCATGTGTGTAATTAAAAAAGTTTTGAAACAAGTAGTTTGAGTCAAGAATTTTATGAGGAAGTAATTTGCAG
It encodes the following:
- the LOC133800159 gene encoding uncharacterized protein LOC133800159; this encodes MEDHRQANCNVIGELIKSKYMSIKRVHTPHDIINDMLDDFGVSMGYQKAWRAREKALELARGNQDDSYQKLPIYLHMLKVSNPGTITHLVTDNIDHFKYMYLAFANSIKGWKHCRPVIVIDGTYLKTSFGGTLFTASTMNANNNIFPLAFGIGDSKNDSSWLWFFTKLKETYGEREGMAIISDRHKSIENAIDDVYPKAFHGACIFHLLNNIKVNFGVHGEDLNLNFVKAAKAYRVQSFEHYMHEIDKIDTRIRPYLQKIGYSTWSRCHAPTRRYTMMTSNIAESINAALKAARTLPITTMMEGLQSLVKKWVWKNGNEANGTFTQVTTDTETVLRENFIRAIKFQVFPVNTILYQVVVEQKGNFLVNLMEKTCECKRFQQDEIPCAHAIAVFAKTWLKTYNYVADYYKTTTMKATYDSTVCPLPNESEWTLLETLNIIVLPPKSRKPPGRPRRKRIRSRGEPKVQIKCGRCVQQGHNRKTCRNEPIPKLRNSTK